Genomic segment of Pogona vitticeps strain Pit_001003342236 chromosome 15, PviZW2.1, whole genome shotgun sequence:
ggggggagacacacacaccaaGAATAAGAAATGCTGAATCCACCCCCAAAAAGGACAAAACTCCTTTTATCTCAGCTTTGTTTTGCTCTAACCAGGAGCAAACAAAACACTGGGCACATGATGAACAGCCATGATGGACAATCATCACCAcccctgaactgcaaagctggaagggacccctctgGATCGTAGAGTCCAGTTCCTCTCCAgaaagcccagtgggggaatcgaactcccaacctctggctcggcagccagagaGACCCCCACCCACTGAGATACCCAGACCAGGCACTGACTAAAGGACTTCCCAGAAGGATGGAGGGGAGATCCTAGGGTGCTTTCCCAACCCAAGCAGCGACGGCTCAGGCACTGTCCTACAACAGGGTAAATACCTTTTTTGATACACAGCCTGCCCGGATCCGGAGGAAACAGCCATCTGTATTCGCCCAGATAAAAAAACTTGGGCAAAAAGTGACCCCCCAAAGAAAAAAGGGGCCACTTCCCTGAGATGGAAACAATGTCCTGAAATGGCAGCTGGTGGTAAAAAGCTCTGTCTGGAGGAGAAACAGAATAAGGGGCAGGAATTCCTCCTGCAGCTAACGGGGCTGAGCAGGAGCTGCAACAGCCATTATGACCTGGCCAGGGCACGGGGGAACAGCAGGACAAATCAAAACATCTCCAAGCCGTTCCgccaaggaaaggaaagccaTCGGCTGGTGCCAAACCGAAATGAATGATCCTAAATAGCTTCCATGTCGAAGGGTAGAATATGGGTCTACCAGGGCAGCTTGTAAGAAGACATGGCCAAGGGAGATCCCATCAGCAGCATTCAGGCGATCCATGGGGATGCACGCAGAAAGGACTTTTCTGGGGGTTTAATTGCAAAGGCTGATTCCAGATCTGGTGTGTGGTTGGGCCTCCGACGGAGCTCACATCTCACTGAGGCGGAAAGGCATGTGATGTTCCATGTTGTTAAATCCCTTATAAGGATGGGAAGAAGATGGGATGAGTAAATAGCAGAAAAGTCAACCCTTGGTCTCAGCGAAGCTTTGGTGCAGCATAAACACGAGGCTTCAGAAAACATCACCACCACCCACGCCACCTCTTGACTGGGGTTCAGAAGCGCCACCCATCGCCTACGACCTTCGAAATCAAGACCAAAAGGGAGTGCAGGACACACTACCTGAACAAAACTTCCCTTCGGCTCTGCTCCTTCAGCCGggcctttctgcccccccccaggttttcCTAAATGGCTTCCATACTCCTAACGGATGgaagcagttttttttccaggctgtgtGCCGCTGATCCGACTCAGCTTGCAGGCTTGCTTATAGCTTGATTTGGTCAAAGAGACAGCCTTGGAGATCCACCAAGAGCTAACTGCGTGGACGCTCCGGCTACATCAATACTTTCTGCCATGAACGGACACGGAAGGGAGAAAGGTTTGGGCGCAGAATGGCCATCGGTACGTAGCTGGTTCTAAAGCCTATTAGGAAGCGCTCCGCTTGCAACACATGCTGGAGATACCCAACCAAAGGTACGAGGGCCAGAAGAGGTCTGTTCAAGGTAACTCGTTTAGAGATCAACGTCCAATGCGCTATACAATGAGCATCTGTGGCCAAAGAGCCAATGATTTTTGCAACGTTCAtagaaaaagggagagggagaggatcaCACCACTGCAAAAGAAAAGTCACATATCTGGATCAGTTAGTCCAATGAGAGTCTGAAAGAATTTACAAAAAGCCAACTTTTTATGCACCTTTAAACTTGCAGAGCGAGATTCCTCTGTTAAGTGAGAGCTACTTCATTTCtccagaaatgtaaaaaaaaattttttaaaaaggccagttGCTTGGATCCACATTTTAAGTTCAAAGTCACAGGTAAGCCAGGTCTAGTGTTAATGCCCAAGAGTCAGGCGTGACTTCAGTTTCCAAAGCCTCCCAACCTGGAGGAAGATCTTTCACCCTGGGGATTCAGGATGGAGAAGCAGAGTCCTCTGGTTCTGGCTTGGGAGCCCAGCAAGGAACGGAAGGGCAGGGacagaggaagtggggggggggggcagatcagGCAGTAAAGGACGAAGAGAAAGGCAAGGCTTGAACGGAGAGCATGAGGTCCTTCCGGAGAGCAATGGAGAACCTTAATGGCAGCAGCCGCCACAGTGACTCCCCAGGTGAGCGTGTTGACTCTCACCAAATTTTGTTCTCCGGCTGAGGATTTCGTAGGAACAGTCGTCCCCGCAGCAGCCAGACATGCTAGGCGAAGTGTCGTCAATTTCAAACCTGCAAGAGCGAGATGGAGGTTGGGAGACATGCAACACAAGAGTGGCGTCAGCCGGTATTTAATAGATAGGGAGAAATTCACAACCACAGAGCTTAGGGGCCTTGCCCAGTTGAACCATGTGGCCCTTCATGCGGCCGCCGCTCctccttatacagtggggtctctacttaagaacttaatccgtattggaaggtggttctcaagttgaaaagttcttatgttgaatctgcatttcccataggaatgcattgaaaaccatttaatccgtatctgctcttttccatccatagaaactacgtACAGGAACAGAGCCAAAACGCCTCCGTGAACAAGCCATCCAAAAGCATGCATCCACTTTTTTACtaaattagcatttttaaaactgcttatttaatgtattcctatCCTTCTTGGCCTGTGAGGGTCCCGGAAAGTGATGTAcgaaacaaaacataaacaaaaccatctcccttttaaaaagcaaagaccatttttgaaaaaaatcaatttctaaaGATGACCCCCTTCTGACTTTCTGTGCAAAAAGGTCGCCCAACATCCACTCTTTAGCACAACTCGGCAGGAATAAGCACAGAAAAACCTTCCTAAGGCCTGGCGGTGAGAGCCAAGAGGAGGTAGCAGTTAAGTCCGAGACCATGTTTTCAGAGATCTAAGTTGAAGTCCTTCTGTTCTCTTCTAAGAAACGACCGTGATATACAGAGCAAAGAGAAACATGAGGGGGCTGAAGCTTATCTGAGAAAGCCATCCCTCGGGTTTCTGGACGCTCTCCTCAATGCCAGTGCCACAAGACAGCTGTAACTATTAGGACATGCAGAAAGACAACTCCATGATGGATCTCTTCTATGCCTGGACCTCAGCTCCAGTTCAGATTAAAGATACCAAAGCCATTCGTATCTCCCTTTAACTGACAAGGACATATATAGTAGAACCAGGGCATCCCTGGGAAATCAGCGCCAAGCCGCACagaagtacagtggcgcctcgcttcacgactaccctgcattacgacgaatccgctttatgacaatctttttgtgatcgcaattgcgatcgcaaaacgatggtctgaatgggggaattttgctttgtggtgatcggttccctgcttcgggaaccgattcattgcaaaacgatgatttttcaacagctgatcggcggtttcaaaatggccgccgggtgcttaaaatggctccccgctgtgtttagggacggattcctcgctatacaggcagtgaaaatggcccccatatggaggatcttcgctggacggtgagttttaagcccattgaaaggttttcaatgcatttcaatgggctttttattttcgctttacgatgttttcgcttaacgtcgattttcctgcaacagattatcgccgttaagcgaggcaccactgtatcaaacaTTCTACAATCCATGGTCTCTGGCGCCCTCTAATGCCCAGTTCTTGTAAATACATTTTGGAAAGacatataaatatgtatgtttgagttttttaaatttagtattttcaggcagcaggtaaggaatcagtggatactgatccggTGGATCGGGGTGGTGGTGTCCTAACATACTAAAGACATTCCTCTGTGACTTTGCTGGTTTATGAACTCAAGGCTCCTCATCCCTTCCACTTTCCTTGTCCTAAATCAGCTGCCTGTTGCTCAGATAAAAGGCACTTCAGGCTGAACCTGACCGTACTGCAGAAATATGAGAGCCTGATTCGGTGTGGGCATGCAAGGATGGCGTAGCaacctttctgtttctctctctggcacacacacatacacaccccatgTAGCTTCATGGACAGTCAAGTCAATAAACGGGCAAAAACCATCCCTTGGACAACGAGAGGGAAGAACCTTCCCACTTCCTAACCGTGTcctttctgcttcttcctttgTGAGGAGGAAAAGAATTAAGCCAAACTCTTACTGTAAAGCTTCTCTGAAGAACTGATAGGCGCCGTGGTTGTGTTTAAATACCGTTAACATGACTTTCTTCATCTGTGTGCTGACGAAAGTTTGGGAGAAAGGTCAACGTTAGCTTGATACAAGAAAGCATTCCTCAACACTTCTCTAGAAGATCAATCACTTTGATTAGTTCCTAGTTCCAGATATAAAAAGGGGgattattttacacacacacaacccaagaCCTTGAGGGAACTCAATCTGGATCAGGTTAAATATTTAGTGGGCtttggcatttaaaaaagaattatgtaGCCCAAGGAAATTAACATCGAGAAAAGCAGAGGGCTGCATTTGAAGCTGAACAGAAATGATAATGCACCATATTGTTTGTGGGCATGGGCTTATTCTCTTTGAGAAGCATAACATTCTATTTTATAGTTCATGCACCTGTTTTTCAATGTTGTGAGTGGGGTGCTAGGACTGGAAGCGCTGGGTTGCACAGGTTCGTAAACGTGCAGTTActatttcaacaaaaaagaagggaatCTTTCTATGAACGCTTCTGCCACTGAGGTCCCCACTGGCTTTTAAATGTGGGAGCACATTTCAGCATGTGATCCAGCTGGGCAGAACTAGGACTGCAACCTCCAAAACAGGATTTGAAAGAGAAAGAGCGCTGCGCTTACCTGTTTGCCACGAGCTGCAATATCTGTAGGAGAAACTTCCCCAGACCCTTCCTTCTCGTTTTGCTTTCCAGCTGCACTTCGTAGCTAGTAAGATACAAAGGTAGGGGGACTGTAAAACCAATATACGTCTCATTCAAGCACACTCAGGAGCGGAAATCCTCCCATAACGCTGGCTGTTTCTGCCTCCGACGACATGTCAAATTTGCAAGTTTCTTTACAGAAATGATCCCTTGAACTTCAGCCAATCTCTCTGCAATTTTACGTGAAGAGCTTTCAAACACAAAGAATTATATATATTATGATTcaattcttatatatatatatcaccttAGCGTGCGGACGACGACCTTTTCAAAATCCTCACGAGTTACACACAGTAATCCAGACCTTCGTTCCTGCTACCCTGACTCCAAACCCGAGGACATTCAGACGTCCCAATTTCTCCGCACACCCCTCTCGCCCCGAAAGGTCTACATGGGAAGACGTACCAATAGAGTACCTCGTCCCCACATTCCACGTCGAATCGGAAGTGTGAGAAAGCGACAGGAAGGGCGCCGTCTTCCAAAGCGACGAGGTACCACGCGCGGTCATCCATCATCTCGTCCCGTTTCTCGCGGTCTTTCCAACCCCATTCACTCTGCTCATACCTTGAAAGtggggggcggtggggggggaaagcacaACAATGAGAAGGGGGAGAAATGGCAGCTTGGCAACCCCCTCCTCCAAGAAGAAAGAGATCAGCCGCACAGGGAGAAAGTGCTCCCCCCATAAGGAGTGGCCTGTATTGTCATTTAGACAAGGCAGGGAAGAGCAGGATCCCTTTAACCCTTCTTCCACCTCATCATCCTCTTAGGAATCACTGAAttcaacccctgtcaaggaggcacagcggggagtcGAACTCCTCAACTATGAGCCGCTTCTTTGGAGCGCTCGGGGGCAAACTCTAAGGTGAACACAAGGACAGAGCTGTCAAGACAGACAGGGAAGTCTTGGGTgctttaaaaggagaaaagcggggtaaaaatattttaaataaataaacaataaaaattaaataaataagtattctgTAATACAACTGACACCTAGGGGTCAGAGGGCAGAAGGGCAGAGGGCAGTGCAGACGCTGCCTGTGACGGAGAACTCCAAAACACAGAAGAACTggcttgatatactgtatttttccgtgtataagacgccctccacttttctaatccaaaattaagaaatctaagtgggacttagcaagtgtagggggaaagggatcaaagtgctgcaggatcgctttgatccctgctttcccctccacttgtttttgttctctcctcagcttacttccgtgtataagacgaccctcaatttttagtctaaagtttttagacaaaagtatagtcttatacatggaaaaatacggcaaaCCCACACGGCTGTGCTATCTAGCTCAAGACTCTTTGAACTTCAAAACAGCAGCCCTTGCAGCCCTGATTCCTTTCTAGCTGGAGATGCTAAGGACTGGACCTGGGAGCTCCCGATGGGCTCTACCACCACAGAGAGGAAGGAGGGCCCACCGGACACTCCCTCCATGTCCACAAGGGCTAAGCACACCTCCCACTGCCTCCCGCTACCCCAGAGTGCCAACGGGGCCTTACAAGGTCTGCATGTTTGTTTTGGTTAATTCAAAAGCCCAGTCGAGGATGGCCGGGTCCAGATTCGAGACGCGTTTACATTCAATGGAGACATTTAACCTGCAgtaagacaaggaaggaaggaaaagagagggtcAGGAGTGAGTGATGGAAAAGTTTGCTTTGTGATATAGCGAGCAAAGGGACATGCAAAACAGCTTGTATGGAAGAGAGGCGGCATGCACTTTACATCTAGCCTTGGGTGCGTGGGTACAtgggtattcattcattcattcattttttctttcGAGGGACGCCAGGCAGATTTCAGGTAGGTATGAACTTTGAAGCTTCCAATTTACTCATCTTAAGATAACAGAGTATGAAGACTTGGACCAggaagaagacctgggttcaaatcttactggccaaaggggggaaaaacacccccAAAACCACAGACCTTTACTCACCCGTTTCTGTCATACTTCTTGAACACTGGAAAGGCTTCTAACGGATCATCCAACTAGGGAAGGAAAAACAGTCATTAGCAGAAGGAAGAGACTCATGCCTGCATGGCAACCAGCCAATTTTGGAGGCTTGGGTTatttcactttgaaaaaaaattgctttgaaacAAGCTGTCTCTCTTTCAGGCCAATATGAACACCATGAAATGAGGAGAGAAAGCAAACTGCCTCTTATTTACGTAATCCAAGTTAATCGTTCAACTTACCCGACATTACTCTGTACACCTTTTCATAAAAGGTGTTATTTTTGAATTCTGAGTGCCTGAAAAGGCCCAAATCAATTCCTTAACTTACGGCCATTCACCTTTGAAAGGCAACTACTGGCATTACGTCAGtgggcataactaataggattctaaccactgctttaaactttCCATTCTCCTAACAGTTTACAGCCTTAACTACGGGACAGCTGGTTGAACCAGTTCTTCTCTCCTATGATTTTGTACCAAGAGGAAAGCACACACATTATTATTCTCTCGGCTTCAAAGCATTATCCCAAAACATAGTAGCTTTCCCCCAAAATAGTACCAATACACCTTAAGGTCCATCCTCTGCCAGGTGACTAAAAGTAATACCTCTTGGGCTACAAAGCATTTCTAGAATATAATAACCATTATTTCTCAAATGCCTTCTTTAAATTAAAGACATAGGGCATCTTAACAGTTAAGATAGAATAACAAGTACTCCAAAATAAAACTCACATTCATTAGGTAATAATTATCAGTATGCATagccaagttaattctgactttaaTAACTTAGGCAAAGCTTTAATTTGCTGCCAAGGCACACTTTGAAAGGCATTCCATAGCTGATGTGCTAATGAAGAAGCCCCTCTTCTTCTGCATCTTCATACAGTGAACACATTTCAACAGTGGGACACATAAGCCTCCCAAGCAAATCTTAATGACTGGTTCCAAAGCGTTTATATtctgttctgtgccgtcaagtcagaaccaacttgtagtGACCCCAACAGAGCTTTCAAGATCAGTGAGATAGTTGAGGAGTGGTTTTAATAATTCAGCACTCTCTGTAcgcttccatagctgagtggagatttgaacccaggtctcctagttCGTCATTCTGTTCTTGACATCACACTGGACATCCTCAAAGCATTTAGTGATTTGGAAACCACAATCTACACTTTGAACAGACCCGATGTGTATAGTAGGACTGCTGTATCGGCTGGGGACCGGATCCAGTCCCCCACCCTGTAGATGCCGAAAAGGGCAGGAATAGaaacactatacagtatatatatagcacagtctccggttccctctagtggccagttctggtaatacaccttggaaatgtgcatttctgtgttttatttaatattttcaggcagtggataaataaAACTATACgcactgatcccgtggatacggTGGTGCTACTGTATTGACAGCCAGTGCAGGATTGTCAAAGACGTTTTTACATCCAGTCTATTTGACATGCTTTGTTCTACTTGCAGCCTCTAGAGATCTTCAAGGACAAGCCTAGGCAGTCCGAACTGTAGTAGTCTAAACAGGAAGTTATGAGTGCACGAACTGTGATGTTCTGATTGTACTTATGCAGGAACAGGTCATGGCTAGCAGACCAACTAAAGCTGGTACTCTCTAAGCCATGAAATCGAAGAGTCTGCAGTGATAAGAGATGGGCTCAAGCACCTTTGGGAGAAAAGGCTGCCCACCCAAATTACGGACAGGGCAACTGGCGAGCTACAGAATTTCTGCCTTGTTAGGATTTAGCTTTAGTCGACTGCCTTTCAACGTCTATCACCTGCACAGCCTTCCTTTAACTCCAGGGACAAGGAAAATACAAGGATCCTCCGTGTACCGTCACATGTTCTGCTGTTCTCAGACAGTCTTCTCcacatggctggggggggggcagatatgTAATCGTTCACACATGGCTAAATTCAGTTgctaacagctctgctcagcacGGTCAAAGgtgaacatctggaagcccagggAATATTGAGTAGCTCgccattttggaatttgttttaatTGAGATTTTAAAGCAACACCATGCTTCCAAGTAGCCCCAGTAGCCAAATGAAATGGCCCTATGTAAGAAGAGCACAGGACTTCTGGCTACtctaatacagttgtgccccgctggacgattaccccatttaacgatgaatgcacttaacgttgacgtttttgcaattgcttttgcgatcgcaaaacgatggtttaaatgggtttttcactgtgcgatgatcagttccctgcttcaggaaccaattttcgctttacgacgatcagcaaacagctgatcgtcgggtttcgaaatggctgccggctgaagaaaatgcccccccgctgttttaggactgatttttcacactacaggcaccgaaaatggccgcccctatagaggatctccgctggacgagcaggtattcggCCCATTGGAAGgaattgaatggttttcaatgtgtttcaatgagttattttgtttgacgacgttttcgctctacagcgatttcgctggaacgaattaatgtcgtcaagcgaggcaccactgtagtttcaagAAACAGGGAACTTCACAGGCTTGCTGTGCAAGTTTTGTTCGTGGAAATCTCCTCTTTTACACCATCAtgaccgggggtggggtggggtggggagaaggagcCCTGGCCTCTTTTCCACTAGGCAACCAGGGCCACTATCCGTTATACCTTCaaaacaaccctgcaaggtaggttgGATCAAGGCTGCTAAGTGAGCTTTgttgctgagcagggattcaaatctgGGTCTCCTTGGTACTGACCTAACACCTTAATGACGATATCACACCGGCTCACCAACAAGTGAGGCTAAAAGAGGGAAGGGGGCTCACTTTATTGGCCGCTTCGACCTTGGCACAGACAGCGTCCATGGCCGCCCGCTCCTCCAGCcgcttctgcttcttctccttGCCTTTACTTGACTTCCTCTGAAATAAGAAGCAGTTGAGCTGTAAAtaagactctttttttaaaactccccAAACATCATTTATCAAGTAGCTGGGCTTCACCTTGCCATCGCATCATTAAACATCAGAGACTACCCACCTCGGCAACTGTTCTTCGGCAAGATCTGCGCGCTCCAAACCAGCAGACggcaggagcagaggaagtttaGCGGTTAATTTAAAAACGCCCTTGGAAcggtttacaaaaataaaaccaaaaacacatcGATAAAAGTCTCAAAGCTTGCAAGCAAATTAGCCCAAACGGGGTCAAGACCTTAAGCTGCGCAAAGGTTTAGAAAGAAGCCATGAAGTTGGaacagtgaaaacaaaaacagaaaagacacaTCAAGGACTGAACGCCTGCCCAAGCAAGAAGGACTGAGCCTTGTGTCGGTGAGAGCGCCGGGCAGATCGCTCTTGGGAGATCATGCCACAGAtgtgtttgttgctgttgttcttatgtgctgtcaagttgcctctagCTCCtgctgaccctatgaatgagcaatccccaaactgtcctgtcctcaagcaccctcctcagctcttgttaactcaagcctggggcttcctttattgagtcagacCATCTCATagttggccttcctcttttcctgctggcgtcaacttttcccaccattattgtctttttcagagaatcctgccttctcagacACTCAGTTtgaaatttttgtcttctttctggcagtcgcaaagctctcctccagcaccacatttcaaattaatggttttcttgtcagctttccttactgtccagatttcacatccataaggtaagggtaaaggttcctcttgacaatttagtccagtcgtgtccgactctagggcatagTGCTCGTCCCTGACTCCagaccgtagagccagcgtttgtctaaagacagtttccatggtcacgtggccaacgtgactagacacggaacaccctgaccttcccaccgaggtggtacctattcatctactcgcatttttacatgctttcgaacagctaggttggcaggagctgggacaagcgacgggacctcactctgtcgcgtggattcgatcttacggttgctggtcttccaaccttgcagcacagaggcggttcaacccgcagcgccaccacatccctatttcacatccatacatgccAACTATTAAGAAGATCTCTAGCTGTTTGGAAGAGGGATTGCAAAATGGCCTTTATGATTAGGCAGGACCATATGGAGCAGGCAGCAAaagtattgtttatttattaaaaatatttatatcctgcctcccTCCTCGGCAGGATCCAGAATGTCCCCTATTACTTGCTTCTGATAAGCAGGAACGGAGTAACTCATTAGAGCTCTCCATTTGCTGCCCTTCAAGAGGAGGAGACAACTTTGAAGAGACAGTTtcttgtctgttgttgttgtttagtcattaagttgtgtccgacttctcatgaccccatggaccagagagcacaccaggccctcctgtcttccactgcctcccggagttgggtcaaagtcatgctggtttCTTGTCTAGCTGTTGTAAAATTTAATACTCAGAAACCAGAAGGTATATACCACAATAAGGACTCCACAGCAGGATGCAATTTGCTTAGCGCCTAAATCATGCTGTCATACAGTATTTAACTCCACTAGATAAAATAGGCAGGCAAGCCAGCCCTTGATCTGCAGTAATGATTGAAATGCTCTCTTCCTCCCTGCTTTTATCAACGACTAGAATTTTGTGGGGTTAATCTCCTATTTAAACCAATTAAcgtttgcatatttttaaaaagctgtcaaTGAAGAGATGCATGATTTATGCTGTGCTTGCTAACGAATCAACATCTTGCAAAGTTGGCTCCAGCACCTCCAAAGAACAACGGGCGATGCCTAGAACGTCCAAGTTCGTGGCTAACTCCACTTGATAATTGCTCTTATACAATTTTTTATGTCGTGTCTTGAGAGCCATAGGGAACAACGCCAGAGTAGAACAGAGCCTAGGCGTCTTGCTTAAGAAAACACTTTCTTATACTGCACCGGCTTTTCCTACCTGTACTTCTGCAAGCCAACACAAATCTGGCTTGGAAATACGgctcttaaaagaaaaagaagaaaaaaaaagatggactgGCTTCTGAAACACTGTGAAGTTTTGCCAGGCGG
This window contains:
- the NAA40 gene encoding N-alpha-acetyltransferase 40 isoform X2, whose product is MDAVCAKVEAANKLDDPLEAFPVFKKYDRNGLNVSIECKRVSNLDPAILDWAFELTKTNMQTLYEQSEWGWKDREKRDEMMDDRAWYLVALEDGALPVAFSHFRFDVECGDEVLYCYEVQLESKTRRKGLGKFLLQILQLVANSTQMKKVMLTVFKHNHGAYQFFREALQFEIDDTSPSMSGCCGDDCSYEILSRRTKFGESQHAHLGSHCGGCCH
- the NAA40 gene encoding N-alpha-acetyltransferase 40 isoform X1; protein product: MGRKSSKGKEKKQKRLEERAAMDAVCAKVEAANKLDDPLEAFPVFKKYDRNGLNVSIECKRVSNLDPAILDWAFELTKTNMQTLYEQSEWGWKDREKRDEMMDDRAWYLVALEDGALPVAFSHFRFDVECGDEVLYCYEVQLESKTRRKGLGKFLLQILQLVANSTQMKKVMLTVFKHNHGAYQFFREALQFEIDDTSPSMSGCCGDDCSYEILSRRTKFGESQHAHLGSHCGGCCH